In Vanrija pseudolonga chromosome 4, complete sequence, a single window of DNA contains:
- the rio2 gene encoding Serine/threonine-protein kinase rio2, whose protein sequence is MPIAVTPAEPTAAPLPKWQRPAKTTTDLPWAKIKVLDLANFDQPGGKAQLAEELRGAVHDTGFFSLINTGFTPEEVQQQYDIGQAFFALPKDEKDAPGLRCDFTRGHYFGYRPAHEKTLQGTNVLDNIESLNIAKFIPAYEHEPFHPFFEAHRKDIEAFSRKSQALAAKVFTLFSLILELPEDYFSSRHAYDDASEDHLRYMIYRPRPLAEDEKVGRTWSRAHTDFGSLTLLWSQDVAGLQIKTGSGEWQYVPPVDGGIVCNVGDTLDFWSAGYLKSTTHRVTRPPEDQAHIHRLGLFYFVRPGDDVDIKPAPSPLLRRLGLIGAEEDTATAVRGIDYVRARVKNYHDTTDYDDRKGKTFKVGDLEIEDEAAMRLDATDLRYITADEFRVLTATEIGSKNHEVVPSHLIAQLSGLTGGNVNKLCGQLAKRNLIARVVNARYDGYRLTYGGLDYLSLRTFTRRKPASVASVGKKIGVGKESDIYLVRDDAEEKRVLKLHRLGRISFRAIKSKRDYLGKRSSASWMYMSRLSAQKEFTYMKILYDHGFPVPTPIDQSRHCVVMSLIDADPMRAVMQVDDVADLYGQLMELIMRFARSGLIHGDFNEFNILVPRKGKGNGGDPIVIDFPQMVSTRHENAEFFFNRDVNCIRRFFRKRFRFEGATWPVWKDVLAEEEAYEAQERRLKEEAKRADGKAEGEEKAEGAEEATEETAAKVVGDAEEAAEDEEPELRVRLDLLVEASGFGRQLQRELEDYMLEIGDMPNPEVEDNEEEDSEDEDDDEEEEEDDEEADAAAADPDAESSSAAAKLEALRIHRALGNDGNPEDELPEETYTESEEESDSESDSGHSGVAQSDYTQYVRAPRAPRARPNVSKLGAVDELREIVAKDIEQQQRGKSGHHARKGLRKVGNAKGHKWKSSASYLTGQNSAW, encoded by the exons ATGCCCATCGCCGTGACCCCAGCCGAGCCGACAGCTGCCCCGCTGCCAAAATGGCAACGCCcggcgaagacgacgacggaccTTCCCTGGGCCAAGATCAAGGTGCTCGATCTCGCCAACTTCGACCAGCCGGGCGGGAAGGCACAGCTAGCGGAAGAGCTGCGAGGAGCG GTCCACGACACGGGCTTCTTCAGCCTCATCAATACCGGCTTCACGCCTGAggaggtgcagcagcagtacgaTATCGGGCAGGCCTTCTTCGCGCTGCCCAAGGATGAGAAGGACGCCCCGGGGCTTCGGTGCGACTTTACGCGGGGGCACTACTTTGGCTATCGGCCG gcaCACGAGAAGACGCTGCAGGGCACCAACGTGCTCGACAACATCGAGTCGCTGAACATTGCCAAGTTTATCCCCGCGTACGAGCACGAGCCGTTCCACCCGTTCTTCGAGGCGCACCGCAAGGACATTGAAGCCTTCTCTAGG AAATCCCAagccctcgcggccaaggTCTTCACCCTCTTCTCGCTCATCCTAGAACTGCCAGAGGACTACTTCTCCAGCCGGCACGCGTACGATGACGCGTCGGAAGACCACCTGCGGTACATGATCTACcggccgcgcccgctcgcagAGGACGAGAAGGTCGGCCGGACATGGTCGCGCGCGCATACCGATTTCGGCAGCCTTACGCTGCTTTGGAGCCAGGACGTCGCCGGGCTGCAGATCAAGACGGGCTCAGGCGAGTGGCAGTATGTGCCCCCGGTCGACGGCGGGATCGTGTGCAAcgtcggcgacacgctcgactTCTGGTCCGCGGGGTACTTGAAGAGCACGACGCACCGCGTCACCCGCCCGCCAGAGGACCAGGCGCACATCCACCGCCTGGGACTGTTCTACTTTGTCCGgcccggcgacgacgtcgataTCAAGCCTGCCCCGAGCCCCCTCCTTCGGCGCCTGGGACTCATTGGAGCCGAAGAGGATACCGCAACGGCAGTCCGCGGGATCGACTATGTCCGCGCTCGGGTGAAGAATTACCACGATACCACCGACTACGACGACCGCAAGGGAAAGACATTCAAGGTCGGTGATCTGGAGattgaggacgaggcggc CATGAGGCTCGACGCCACCGACCTGCGGTACATCACCGCCGATGAGTTCCGCGTGCTCACCGCC ACCGAGATCGGATCCAAGAACCACGAGGTCGTGCCCTCGCACCTCATCGCGCAGCTGTCCGGCCTGACGGGCGGCAACGTCAACAAGCTCTGTgggcagctcgccaagcgcaaCCTCAttgcgcgcgtcgtcaacGCGCGGTATGATGGCTACCGCCTGACGTACGGCGGCCTCGACTACCTCTCCCTCCGCACCTTTACGCGCCGCAAGCCCGCAAGCGTGGCCAGCGTGGGCAAGAAGATTGGCGTCGGAAAGGAGAGTGACATCTACCTTGTGcgcgatgacgccgaggagaagcgcgtGCTCAAGCTTCACCG TCTCGGTCGTATCTCGTTCCGCGCAATCAAGTCCAAGCGCGACTACCTCGGCAAGCGCTCCTCCGCGTCATGGATGTACATGTCGCGCCTATCGGCGCAGAAGGAGTTCACGTACATGAAGATTCTCTACGACCACGGCTTCCCCGTGCCCACGCCGATCGACCAGTCGCGCCACTGCGTCGTCATGAGCCTGATCGACGCAGACCCCATGCGCGCCGTGAtgcaggtcgacgacgtggccGACCTGTACGGCCAGCTGATGGAGCTCATTATGCGCTTTGCGCGCTCTGGCCTCATCCACGGCGACTTTAACGAGTTCAACATCCTTGTGCCGCGCAAGGGTAAGGGGAACGGTGGCGACCCGATCGTTATCGACTTCCCTCAGATGGTGTCGACGCGGCACGAGAACGCCGAGTT CTTCTTCAACCGCGACGTCAACTGCATCAGGCGGTTCTTCCGCAAGCGCTTCCGCTTCGAGGGCGCGACGTGGCCCGTGTGGAAGGACGTGCtggctgaggaggaggcatACGAGGCGCAGGAGAGGAGACTGAAGGAGGAGGCTAAGCGGGCAGACGGCAAGGCAGAGGGAGAAGAGAAGGCAgagggcgcggaggaggccacggaggagacggcggccaaggtcgtcggTGACGCTGAGGAGGCAgctgaggacgaggagccaGAACTCCGAGTCCGTCTGGATCTCCTGGTCGAGGCTAGCGGCTTTGGACGGCAACTGCAGCGCGAACTCGAGGAC TACATGCTCGAGATTGGCGACATGCCCAACCCGGAAGTGGAGgacaacgaggaggaggacagcgaggatgaggatgatgacgaggaggaggaggaggatgacgaggaggcagacgccgcagccgccgaccccgacgcggaatcctcgtcggctgccgccaagctcgaaGCCCTCCGCATCcaccgcgcgctcggcaacgacggcaaccccgaggacgagctgcccGAGGAGACGTACACCGAGTCTGAGGAGGAGTCTGACAGCGAGTCTGACTCTGGGCACTCTGGCGTCGCCCAGTCCGACTACACGCAGTATGTGCGTGCTCCGCGCGCACCGCGGGCGCGTCCAAACGTGTCCAAGCtgggcgcggtcgacgagctgcgcgagattgtcgccaaggacattgagcagcagcagcgcggcaagAGCGGGCACCATGCACGCAAGGGCCTGCGCAAGGTCGGCAACGCCAAGGGACACAAGTGgaagagctcggcgagctaCCTCACGGGACAGAACAGCGCGTGGTAG
- the TIF34 gene encoding Eukaryotic translation initiation factor 3 subunit I, which produces MAHKSHRQKALQAQLEAPREISVVKPKTKKAGVAAPAPVEAEMDVDGEGFSDDDQVLINQQAGPSSTPAAASAAAMEVDGTAASSSGFAPLSAAETSTTLKGEFRRVPIPPHRMTPLKREWINIYTPLVEMLGLQVRMNVKRRAVEIKSSGHTVDSGAVQKGADFVKAFALGFEVNDALALLRLDDLYIDSFEVKDVKTLHGDHLSRAIGRIAGEGGKVKFSIENASRTRIVLAETQIHILGSVQNIKIARDAVVSLILGSPPGKVYAHLKTTTPKKADIMKPIILQGHERSLTQIVFNAEGDLLFSASKDKIVNAWFTSNGERLGTFNGHNGSVWTVACDSQTKYLLTGAADNTMKLWDVSTGKCLKTWEFLTAVTRVDWSEDDELALCITEQRTGQPSVIRTFKINREDPAASSSTPLKEIILTGSKATVALWAPLSEFILTGHDNGKVAKYDAKTGEEVNYVDDAHTSTITDIQLSPDGTYFITSSKDKTARIFDSDTLQEMKVYPTETPLNSACIAPLRPYVILGGGQDAMNVTTTSSRAGKFESRFWHKLFEEEVGRVKGHFGPINTLAVHPQGRAYASGAEDGFVRVHWFDESYFRSRPFGDLEPEVEV; this is translated from the exons ATGGCTCACAAGTCACATCGTCAAAAGGCGCTCcaggcgcagctcgaggcgccTCGCGAGATCTCAGTCGTCAAGCCCAAGACCAAGAAGGCGGGCGTTGCGGCCCCTGCccccgtcgaggccgagatggacgtcgacggcgagggcttctcggacgacgaccaggtcCTCATCAACCAGCAGGCTGGCCCCTCGTCTACTCCCGCAGCGGCatcggcagcagcaatggaggtcgacggcacagccgcctcgtcgtctggctTCGCCCCCctgtccgccgccgagacaTCCACCACCCTCAAGGGCGAGTTCCGCCGCGTGCCCATCCCCCCGCACCGCATGACGCCGCTCAAGCGCGAGTGGATCAACATCTACACCCCTCTGGTCGAGATGCTCGGCCTCCAGGTCCGCATGAACgtcaagcgccgcgccgtcgagatcaag AGCTCGGGACACACCGTCGACTCGGGTGCCGTGCAGAAGGGTGCCGACTTTGTCAAGGCGTTTGCGCTCGGCTTTGAGGTTAac GACGCACTTGCCCTCCTCCGTCTCGACGACCTGTACATCGACTCGTTCGAGGTCAAGGATGTCAAGACGCTCCACGGTGACCACCTGTCGCGTGCTATTG GCCGTATCGCCGGTGAAggcggcaaggtcaagtTCTCGATCGAGAACGCAAGCCGGACACGTatcgtcctcgccgagac CCAAATTCACATCCTTGGTTCGGTCCAGAACATCAAGATTGCGCgtgacgccgtcgtctcgctcATTCTCGGTTCTCCTCCTG GCAAGGTCTATGCCCACTTGAAGACT ACTACACCCAAAAAGGCCGACATCATG AAGCCTATCATCCTGCAAG GACACGAGCGTTCGCTCACCCAGATCGTCTtcaacgccgagggcgacctgCTCTTCTCGGCGTCCAAGGACAAGATTGTGAATGCGTGGTTCACGTCCAACGGCGAGCGTCTGGGCACATTCAACGGCCACAACGGTTCGGTGTGGACCGTCGCCTGTGACT CGCAGACAAAATACCTCttgacgggcgcggcggacaACACGATGAAGCTGTGGGACGTGTCGACGGGCAAGTGCCTCAAGACGTGGGAGTTTTTGACGGCTGTGACGCGTGTGGACTGGAG cgaggacgacgagctggcacTGTGCATCACCGAGCAGCGAACGGGCCAGCCATCCGTCATCCGGACGTTCAAGATCAACCGCGAGGACcctgctgcgtcgtcgtcgactccCCTCAAGGAGATTATCCTCACCGGCTCCAAGGCGACTGTCGCGCTCTGGGCTCCCCTGTCCGAGTTCATCCTCACTGGCCACGAcaacggcaaggtcgccaagTACGACGCCAagacgggcgaggaggtcaactacgtcgacgacgcgcacacCTCGACCATCACCGACATCCAGCTCTCGCCCGACGGCACGTACTTTATCACGTCGTCCAAGGACAAGACTGCGCGCATCTTTGACTCGGACACGCTCCAGGAGATGAAGGTGTACCCTACCGAGACGCCGCTCAACTCTGCCTGCATCGCCCCTCTCCGCCCCTacgtcatcctcggcggtggccaggACGCCATGAACGTCACGACCACGTCGAGCCGCGCCGGCAAGTTCGAGTCACGGTTCTGGCACAAGCTgttcgaggaggaggtcggccgTGTCAAGGGACACTTCGGTCCCATCAACACGCTCGCGGTCCACCCCCAGGGCAGGGCATATGCGTCGGGAGCCGAGGACGGCTTTGTCCGCGTCCACTGGTTTGACGAGTCGTACTTCCGGAGCAGGCCGTTCGGTgacctcgagcccgaggttGAGGTTTAG
- the xptC_0 gene encoding Dehydrogenase xptC: protein MLPTLALAALAAAVPVLGSKDDAFNSHMHRDIIRRAGITSDVTQVSGKAFDFIIAGGGLAGLALAGRLSEYSNQTVLVIEAGSDGSDYANNIDIPGYSYINSLTRPNMPTDWQYQTVSQASAGGVQKRWPRGKLLGGSAAVNGLFWCRGDSGEYDDWAALNPGANQTWNWAEMQKYINKAEQFHAPPQAQATQFNMKYDASVHGTSGPIQAGFSQYIYPFTSNWIPAWNAMGLPAHDLADGSTRGVMITPSTLNPTNQSRVDSKIGYIDPLPPRANLFILTGQQVTGIVFNGTKDASGNVVASGVSFSAGSGQTVYSVQANKEVILSGGVVGSAQILQLSGIGPQTVLQPLGINTLVDLPVGHNLQDHASYTLYFNTQQIDNWQQFANNAGAQAQALTEWQQSSTGLWTYVNEAVGYISYADMMGSNASAATAAQALNLQDMANQVTQMHNLPTSVQAGLAEQYKLLQSRLQDNTGQLEIILTMWGSGPNNIGIQMGIQHPFSRGTIFINSKDAFTAPTIDPSYFSVGPDAQILTAGSEWVRNLAKAGPFAQQITGESGASVGLTGQALTTYATTQAGTEFHPLGTCSMLPRAQGGVVDTNLLVYGTNNVRVVDASIMPLQVSAHLMASTYGIAEKAADIIKQAHWKPPPPPQSSTAATTTEQESTAVPGQATDSAVANAERPASKGLSSTAKLGIGIGVGVGVGLLLAILAFLCCCRRKNQKKASDEKGWYAQGQTQDNGAWDTGAAYREQDSFAMGDVPGRPQRPFSTAPSISTMATHDLPGQGTISRSGSEYGNLGAGDLPPGASHGTDSPYRDYPTPGQNSGISTPQGYPQQYRD from the exons ATGCtccccaccctcgccctcgcggcgctcgccgctgccgtcccCGTGCTCGGCAGCAAGGACGACGCGTTCAACTCGCACATGCACCGCGACATCATCCGCCGCGCAGGCATCACCTCGGATGTGACCCAGGTCAGCGGCAAGGCGTTCGACTTTATCATTGCCGGCGGTGGTCTTGCGGGCCTTGCGCTCGCTGGCCGCCTGTCCGAGTACTCCAACCAGACCGTCCTCGTCATTGAGGCCGGTAGCGATGGATCAGACTACGCCAACAACATTGACATTcctg GTTACTCGTACATCAACTCGCTCACCCGCCCGAACATGCCCACCGACTGGCAGTACCAGACCGTCTCGCAGGCGTCGGCTGGCGGTGTCCAGAAGCGCTGGCCCCGTGGCAAGCTTCTCGGtggctcggccgccgtcaaCGGCCTCTTCTGGTGCCGTGGTGACTcgggcgagtacgacgactGGGCGGCGCTCAACCCCGGCGCCAACCAGACCTGGAACTGGGCCGAGATGCAGAAGTACATCAACAAGGCTGAGCAGTTCCATGCTCCCCCTCAGGCTCAGGCGACCCAGTTCAACATGAAGTATGACGCCAGCGTCCACGGCACCTCGGGCCCCATCCAGGCCGGCTTCTCTCAGTACATCTACCCCTTCACCTCGAACTGGATCCCCGCTTGGAACGCCATGGGCCTCCCCGCCCATGACCTTGCCGACGGCTCGACTCGCGGTGTCATGATCACGCCCTCGACCCTCAACCCTACCAACCAGTCGCGTGTCGACTCCAAGATTGGCTACATTGACCCCCTGCCCCCTCGCGCCAACCTCTTCATCCTCACTGGCCAGCAGGTCACCGGCATCGTCTTCAACGGCACCAAGGATGCCTCGGGCAACGTTGTCGCCTCGGGTGTTTCCTTctcggccggctcgggcCAGACTGTCTACTCGGTTCAGGCTAACAAGGAGGTCATCCTCTccggtggtgtcgtcggctcggcccAGATCCTCCAGCTCTCGGGTATCGGCCCCCAGACTGTCCTCCAGCCCCTCGGCATTAacacgctcgtcgacctccccGTCGGCCACAACCTCCAGGACCACGCCTCGTACACCTTGTACTTTAACACGCAGCAGATTGACAACTGGCAGCAATTTGCTAACAACGCGGGCGCGCAGGCTCAGGCCCTCACCGAGTGGCAGCAGAGCTCGACCGGTCTCTGGACCTACGTCAACGAGGCTGTCGGTTACATCTCGTACGCCGACATGATGGGCAGcaacgcctcggccgccaccgctgcccaGGCCCTCAACCTCCAGGACATGGCCAACCAGGTCACCCAGATGCACAATCTCCCCACGAGCGTGCAGGCCGGTCTCGCCGAGCAGTACAAGCTCCTCCAGAGCCGTCTCCAGGACAACACTGGCCAGCTCGAGATCATCCTCACCATGTGGGGCTCGGGACCCAACAACATTGGTATCCAGATGGGTATCCAGCACCCCTTCTCCCGCGGTACCATCTTCATCAACTCGAAGGACGCTTTCACTGCCCCTACCATTGACCCCTCGTACTTCTCAGTCGGCCCCGACGCCCAGATCCTCACTGCTGGCTCCGAGTGGGTCCgcaacctcgccaaggctgGTCCCTTTGCCCAGCAAATCACTGGAGAGTCGGGCGCCTCGGTCGGTCTCACCGGCCAGGCTCTGACCACCTACGCTACCACCCAGGCGGGCACCGAGTTCCACCCTCTCGGCACATGCTCGATGCTTCCCCGCGCCCAGGGCGGTGTCGTTGACACCAACCTGCTCGTCTACGGCACCAACAACGTCCGTGTTGTCGACGCCTCGATCATGCCCCTCCAGGTCTCTGCCCacttgatggcctcgaccTACGGTatcgccgagaaggccgccgacatCATCAAGCAGGCTCACTGGaagccccctcctcccccccaGTCGTCGACCGCTGCCACGACTACCGAGCAGGAGTCTACCGCTGTCCCCGGCCAGGCCACTgactcggccgtcgccaacgCTGAGAGGCCCGCCTCCAAGGGCCTTTCCAGCACTGCCAAGCTCGGCATTGGAatcggtgtcggtgtcggcgtcggtctcctcctcgccatcctcgccttcctctgctgctgccgtcgcAAGAACCAGAAGAAGGCCTCGGACGAGAAGGGCTGGTACGCCCAGGGCCAGACCCAGGACAACGGTGCTTGGGACACTGGCGCTGCCTACCGCGAGCAGGACTCGTTCGCCATGGGCGACGTCCCCGGCCGCCCTCAGCGTCCGTTCTCGACCGCCCCCTCCATCTCTACCATGGCGACCCACGACCTGCCTGGCCAGGGTaccatctcgcgctcgggctCCGAGTACGGCAACCTCGGTGCTGGCGACCTCCCTCCTGGTGCTTCGCATGGCACCGACTCGCCCTACCGCGACTACCCTACACCCGGCCAGAACTCTGGCATCTCGACCCCCCAGGGTTACCCCCAGCAGTACCGCGACTAA
- the qcr8 gene encoding Cytochrome b-c1 complex subunit 8, which yields MRPTTIVRSGMPTGKTWSGWWGDMKGPKQKGIYTYSVSPFAQKPMKGALNGYIFWGFRRIAQQVPYFIVPFATGYAVYIWGYNKYAYYNSKEGHHAIHEAEHAGH from the exons ATGCGTCCCACAACTATCGTCAGGAGCGGCATGCCCACCG GCAAGACCTGG TCGGGCTGGTGGGGTGACATGAAGGGCCCCAAGCAGAAGGGCATCTACACCTACT CCGTCTCGCCCTTCGCCCAGAAGCCCATGAAGGGCGCCCTCAACGGCTACATCTTCTGGGGCTTCCGCCGCATCGCCCAGCAGGTCCCCTACTTCATTGTCCCCTTCGCGACCGGCTACGCTGTGTACATCTGGGGCTACAACAA GTACGCCTACTACAACTCCAAGGAGGGCCACCACGCCATCCACGAGGCTGAGCACGCCGGCCACTAA